One part of the Dermacentor andersoni chromosome 2, qqDerAnde1_hic_scaffold, whole genome shotgun sequence genome encodes these proteins:
- the LOC140216046 gene encoding uncharacterized protein yields the protein MDIVHPSYVTVDDFTGEVAWIKEVVEEHSVCLPVAKVKISGPFGELVTEAAVSKFLSGQYPYIFSNRSNRLLRDKGLKLGEGVVQALARGQARKIASLSAENAQAAPADAANEITSITEPELGSRDEKTVEESLPADQPNESVSPGCQSSPLQEEPTDALASDTGSLLSPASKNFDQLLRVDRESLAAEQKNDGSLAKLHHTAKEGITRRNVKIQERGGLLYRHYRDRKCRILDEFVVPSKYREDLLSLCHGNGWSGHLGKNKSKGRLLMEYYWPGCFKEVENFVRSCYACQRSGKPGET from the coding sequence atggacattgtccatccgtcttacgtgacggtagatgacttcaccggagaagtagcatggatcaaagaggttgtagaagaacacagcgtgtgtctgcccgtggccaaagtcaaaatcagtggaccattcggggagctagtaaccgaggctgcagtttccaaatttttgtcagggcagtacccttacattttttcaaatcgttcgaatcggttactgcgtgacaaagggcttaaactgggagagggcgtagtacaggcattggcgcgaggccaagctcgtaaaatcgcgtcgctttcggctgaaaatgcacaagcggCTCCAGCGGACGCAGCAAATGAGATAACTTCAATAACCGAACcagagctaggctcgagggatgaaaaaacagttgaggaaagcctgccagctgaccagcccAACGAGAGCGTATCGCCAGGTTGTCAAAGttcacccctgcaggaagagcccactgatgcactcgcaagcgatacagggtcattactatcaccggcctcaaagaattttgatcagctcttacgtgtggacagagagtcactggcagcggagcaaaagaatgatggcagcttagctaaattacaccacacagctaaagaaggcattacTAGGCGCAACGTGaagatacaagagagaggaggattgttgtatcggcactacagagatcgaaaatGTAGGATTTTAGATGAGTTTGTCGTACCTAGTAaatacagggaggaccttttgagtctctgtcatggaaatgggtggtccggtcACCTAGGCAAAAACAAATCAAAGGGAAGATTGCtgatggaatactactggcctggctgtttcaaagaggtagaaaactttgtaagatcatgctacgcctgccagcgctcgggtaaaccaggagagacatga